In the genome of Vibrio sp. NTOU-M3, one region contains:
- the yfcE gene encoding phosphodiesterase, whose product MKCFFASDLHGSLPATEQMLVEYKRSGAETLILLGDILNHGPRNPIPEGYNPPEVARALNEFASEIIAVRGNCDSEVDQMLLSFPMMMDYAWLLLETGQRLFLTHGHLYNSAKRPALREGDVIVHGHSHIPVAELDGEQFIFNPGSVTFPRDGFEASFGMYDDGQLRVMSFDGDVIAQTRLKN is encoded by the coding sequence GTGAAATGCTTTTTTGCGTCCGACTTACACGGTTCATTACCTGCAACAGAACAAATGTTGGTGGAATACAAACGTTCCGGTGCTGAAACGTTGATTTTGCTTGGTGATATTCTTAACCACGGCCCTAGAAACCCCATACCAGAAGGGTATAACCCACCAGAAGTAGCTCGCGCTTTAAATGAGTTTGCATCTGAGATTATTGCGGTTCGTGGTAACTGTGACAGTGAAGTGGATCAGATGCTACTGTCGTTTCCAATGATGATGGATTATGCCTGGTTGCTACTGGAAACGGGTCAGCGGTTATTTCTGACTCATGGTCATTTATACAACAGTGCAAAGCGTCCGGCATTACGAGAAGGGGACGTGATAGTTCATGGTCATAGCCATATCCCAGTGGCAGAGCTAGATGGTGAGCAGTTTATCTTTAACCCTGGCTCAGTTACCTTTCCGCGTGATGGATTTGAAGCCAGCTTTGGAATGTATGATGATGGCCAATTGAGAGTGATGAGTTTTGATGGTGACGTCATCGCACAAACTAGGCTCAAGAATTAA
- a CDS encoding SelT/SelW/SelH family protein, with translation MKKANIDIYYCRQCNWMLRATWMSQELLHTFSEEIDSLSLHPDTGGRFEIVCNGTLIWERKRDGGFPEAKVLKQKIRDVIAPDRDLGHIDKTSA, from the coding sequence ATGAAAAAAGCAAACATCGATATATATTACTGTCGCCAGTGTAACTGGATGCTTAGAGCAACTTGGATGAGTCAGGAATTACTCCACACATTCAGTGAAGAAATTGACAGCCTTTCATTACACCCTGATACCGGTGGAAGATTTGAAATCGTATGTAATGGCACTTTGATTTGGGAAAGAAAACGCGATGGAGGCTTCCCTGAAGCTAAAGTTCTCAAACAGAAAATTCGTGATGTTATCGCTCCTGACCGAGATCTTGGACACATCGATAAAACAAGCGCTTAG
- a CDS encoding sulfite exporter TauE/SafE family protein, with translation MDWINTLGLFTGSFIANTLASLSGGGAGLLQFPLLIFLGLPFASALATHKVASVALGLGAAFTHIKQKTIDGRVAVYLILVGSIGVIIGANVVLQIPEVIAQRLLGVMILALGIYSRLKKQLGQQEQAINRDFKGWAIGGIGLALIGVINGSLTAGSGLLVTLFLVRWFGYSYKQAVALTMICVGLFWNGMGGIAIAQAGAPIYWPWLPILLLGSFAGGSIGAYLATRYSNQTIKLCFEILTFAVGIKLLI, from the coding sequence ATGGACTGGATAAACACACTCGGCTTATTTACCGGCTCTTTCATTGCCAATACCCTTGCCTCACTCTCTGGTGGTGGCGCTGGCTTACTGCAATTTCCGCTGCTTATTTTCCTTGGTTTACCTTTCGCTTCAGCACTTGCGACCCATAAAGTTGCAAGCGTTGCTTTAGGTCTTGGAGCCGCTTTTACTCATATCAAACAGAAAACCATTGATGGTCGCGTTGCTGTTTATTTGATCCTAGTTGGCAGCATCGGTGTGATTATTGGTGCAAACGTTGTATTGCAGATCCCTGAGGTTATTGCTCAGCGTTTGCTAGGAGTTATGATCCTTGCCCTTGGTATCTATTCGAGGCTCAAAAAACAGCTAGGGCAGCAAGAGCAAGCGATAAATAGAGATTTTAAAGGCTGGGCCATTGGCGGTATTGGACTCGCGTTAATCGGGGTCATAAATGGCTCACTCACGGCTGGCTCAGGGCTGCTGGTCACATTATTCTTAGTCCGCTGGTTTGGCTATAGCTATAAACAAGCGGTCGCATTAACCATGATATGTGTTGGCCTATTTTGGAATGGTATGGGTGGCATCGCAATTGCTCAAGCTGGCGCTCCTATCTATTGGCCTTGGCTGCCTATCCTCCTGTTAGGCTCATTTGCCGGTGGCAGCATTGGCGCTTATCTTGCAACCCGTTACAGCAATCAGACCATCAAGCTCTGTTTTGAGATATTGACTTTTGCTGTCGGCATCAAGTTATTGATTTAG
- a CDS encoding regulatory protein ToxS, translating into MNQKIAAAIFVVSALVSSWLYWGSDLKIEQVLTSKEWQSKMVTLITEDLQEASVGPLRRVDVQSNVKYLPNGTYIRVATVRLYAENADNESMINISETGDWDISDNYLLVSPTEFKDVSSPQSKDFTQDQLQLITQIFKMDAQQSRRIDIVNEKTLLLTSLSHGSTVLFSN; encoded by the coding sequence ATGAATCAAAAAATCGCCGCCGCTATTTTTGTGGTTTCAGCTCTGGTTAGTAGCTGGTTGTACTGGGGAAGTGATCTAAAAATTGAACAGGTTCTGACCTCGAAAGAATGGCAATCTAAGATGGTCACGCTGATCACTGAAGATTTACAAGAAGCCTCCGTTGGCCCGCTTCGCCGGGTTGACGTTCAATCTAATGTAAAATACTTGCCAAATGGCACTTACATTCGAGTCGCTACAGTTCGTTTGTATGCTGAAAACGCTGATAATGAAAGCATGATCAACATTTCTGAAACCGGTGACTGGGATATCAGTGATAACTACCTGCTGGTTTCTCCAACCGAGTTTAAAGATGTATCCTCCCCACAATCAAAAGATTTCACTCAGGATCAACTGCAGTTGATCACACAAATCTTTAAGATGGATGCTCAGCAAAGTCGTCGTATTGATATCGTCAACGAAAAGACTTTGTTATTGACGAGCTTAAGCCACGGTTCTACTGTACTGTTTAGCAACTAA
- a CDS encoding transcriptional regulator, producing MSNIGTKFNLANRFTFDPNTNSLVDKANDNEIIRLGSNESRILLLLCEKPSEIISRNDLHDFVWREQGFEVDDSSLTQAISTLRKMLKDSTKSPQFVKTVPKRGYQLICSVERSTPLLAGEAEGKEEPSIDDITITTTDVVEPFDGHATDESIAEDDAVKSDKTTDVITPAPSTPPASNPWVVRILLTLALLIPLIVVLISGPSESNFRELAVYDEVPIRTPINHPDLQGWMPSIERCVKKYNESHSGEMKPIEIIATGGQNNQLILNYIHSLNHSGENVTLRIVAEQDDLDKVCN from the coding sequence ATGAGCAACATAGGCACTAAGTTTAACCTCGCTAATCGCTTTACCTTTGACCCCAATACGAATTCTTTAGTCGATAAAGCAAACGATAACGAAATCATTCGCCTAGGCAGCAATGAGAGTCGAATACTGCTACTTTTGTGTGAAAAACCTAGTGAGATCATCTCTCGAAACGATCTACATGATTTTGTTTGGCGTGAGCAAGGTTTTGAAGTTGACGACTCCAGTCTCACTCAAGCCATTTCCACCTTACGCAAAATGCTGAAAGACTCCACCAAATCGCCTCAGTTTGTCAAAACCGTACCCAAACGAGGCTATCAACTGATCTGTAGTGTTGAGCGCTCAACACCTTTGCTTGCAGGGGAAGCAGAGGGAAAAGAAGAACCTTCTATCGATGACATCACCATTACAACAACCGATGTGGTGGAGCCATTTGATGGGCATGCTACTGACGAATCAATCGCTGAAGACGATGCCGTTAAATCAGACAAAACTACTGATGTGATCACGCCAGCACCATCAACACCACCAGCTTCTAACCCTTGGGTTGTGAGAATTTTACTCACACTTGCGCTACTTATCCCACTCATCGTAGTGCTGATTTCGGGTCCGAGTGAATCAAACTTTCGAGAGCTCGCAGTCTACGACGAAGTACCAATTAGAACACCAATTAACCATCCGGATTTACAAGGTTGGATGCCATCAATTGAACGATGCGTGAAGAAATACAACGAAAGCCATAGCGGTGAAATGAAGCCAATTGAAATCATTGCCACTGGCGGACAGAACAACCAACTGATTTTAAACTATATTCACTCTCTCAATCACTCTGGTGAAAACGTCACACTACGTATTGTGGCAGAGCAAGATGATCTAGATAAAGTGTGCAACTAA
- the htpG gene encoding molecular chaperone HtpG: MSETATTNKETRGFQSEVKQLLHLMIHSLYSNKEIFLRELISNASDAADKLRFQALSNSELYQGDAELGVKLSFDEKANTLTISDNGIGMSRNDVIEHLGTIAKSGTAEFFSKLSEDQSKDSQLIGQFGVGFYSAFIVADAVTVRTRAAGLAVDEAVQWHSQGEGEYTIESISKETRGTDIVLHMRDDGKEFLNEWRLRDVISKYSDHIGIPVSILSKVRDEEGNETDETKWEQINKAQALWTRSKSDVSDEEYQEFYKHVSHDFADPLVWSHNRVEGKNDYTSLLYIPAKAPWDMMNRDHKSGLKLYVQRVFIMDDAEQFMPSYLRFVRGLIDSNDLPLNVSREILQDNKVTQSLRNACTKRVLTMLERMAKNDEEKYQSFWKEFGLVMKEGPAEDMSNKEKVAGLLRFASTEVDSADQTVALASYVERMKEGQDKIYYLTADSYSAAKNSPHLEQFKAKGIEVILMYDRIDEWLMNYLTEFDGKQFQSITKAGLDLSKFEDEQEKEKQKETEEEFKSVVERTKTYLGERVKEVRTTFKLANTPAVVVTDDFEMGTQMAKLLEAAGQAVPEVKYIFEINPNHALVKRMADEADEEAFGRWVEVLLGQAMLAERGSMEDPSHFLGAINTLLTKV; the protein is encoded by the coding sequence ATGAGCGAAACCGCAACAACCAATAAAGAAACTCGTGGCTTTCAGTCTGAAGTAAAACAACTACTTCACCTAATGATCCACTCTTTGTACTCAAACAAAGAGATCTTTTTACGCGAGTTGATTTCTAACGCATCGGATGCAGCAGATAAGCTGCGTTTTCAGGCACTATCTAATTCTGAATTGTATCAGGGTGATGCGGAACTGGGTGTAAAACTGTCGTTTGACGAAAAAGCGAACACGTTGACTATTTCAGATAACGGCATTGGTATGAGCCGTAATGATGTGATTGAGCACCTTGGTACGATTGCGAAATCTGGCACGGCTGAATTTTTCTCAAAACTATCGGAAGACCAATCCAAAGACTCTCAATTGATTGGTCAATTTGGTGTGGGTTTCTATTCTGCGTTTATTGTCGCTGATGCTGTGACGGTAAGAACACGTGCAGCTGGCCTTGCGGTTGATGAGGCTGTTCAATGGCACTCTCAAGGTGAGGGTGAATACACCATCGAAAGTATTAGTAAGGAAACTCGCGGTACCGACATCGTGCTCCATATGCGTGATGACGGCAAAGAGTTTTTGAATGAATGGCGTCTTCGCGATGTGATCAGTAAATATTCAGATCACATTGGTATTCCTGTTTCGATTTTAAGTAAAGTTCGTGATGAAGAAGGCAACGAAACTGACGAAACAAAATGGGAGCAGATCAACAAAGCGCAAGCACTATGGACGCGCAGTAAGTCTGACGTTAGTGACGAAGAATACCAAGAATTCTATAAGCACGTTTCGCATGATTTTGCCGATCCTTTAGTTTGGAGCCATAACCGAGTTGAAGGTAAAAACGATTACACCAGCTTGTTGTATATTCCTGCTAAAGCTCCGTGGGATATGATGAACCGTGACCACAAATCAGGTTTGAAACTGTATGTGCAACGTGTGTTCATCATGGATGACGCTGAGCAATTTATGCCGTCATATCTGCGCTTTGTTCGTGGTTTGATTGATTCGAATGATTTACCATTGAACGTTTCTCGTGAAATCCTTCAAGACAACAAGGTGACTCAGTCGCTGCGTAACGCATGTACAAAACGTGTTTTGACCATGCTTGAACGCATGGCGAAGAATGATGAAGAGAAATATCAGTCATTCTGGAAAGAGTTTGGCCTTGTTATGAAAGAAGGCCCTGCAGAAGACATGAGCAATAAAGAAAAAGTGGCGGGTCTACTGCGCTTTGCCTCGACAGAAGTTGACTCTGCCGATCAAACGGTTGCGTTGGCTTCTTACGTTGAGCGTATGAAAGAAGGTCAGGATAAGATCTACTACCTAACCGCAGATAGCTACAGTGCGGCGAAGAACAGCCCTCACTTAGAGCAGTTCAAAGCAAAAGGCATTGAAGTTATTCTGATGTACGACCGCATTGATGAGTGGTTGATGAACTACTTGACTGAGTTTGATGGCAAGCAGTTCCAATCGATCACGAAGGCAGGTCTGGATCTTAGCAAGTTTGAAGACGAGCAAGAGAAAGAGAAGCAAAAAGAGACAGAAGAAGAGTTCAAGTCTGTTGTTGAGCGTACCAAAACGTATTTGGGCGAGCGCGTGAAAGAGGTCCGTACCACATTTAAGCTTGCCAATACGCCTGCGGTTGTTGTAACTGATGACTTTGAAATGGGGACGCAAATGGCCAAATTGCTAGAGGCAGCAGGTCAAGCGGTTCCTGAAGTTAAGTACATCTTCGAGATTAACCCAAACCACGCGCTGGTTAAACGTATGGCGGATGAAGCAGATGAAGAAGCCTTCGGACGCTGGGTTGAAGTGTTGCTTGGACAAGCAATGCTAGCAGAACGTGGTTCGATGGAAGACCCATCTCATTTCTTAGGGGCAATCAATACACTTTTGACTAAGGTGTAA
- the adk gene encoding adenylate kinase codes for MRIILLGAPGAGKGTQANFIMEKYGVPQISTGDMLRAAIKAGTELGKQAKAVIDAGQLVSDEIILGLIKERIAQDDCEKGFLLDGFPRTIPQADGLKEMGVNVDYVIEFDVADDVIVERMAGRRAHLASGRTYHVVYNPPKVEGKDDVTGEDLVVRDDDKEETVRARLGVYHDQTAPLISYYGKEAEAGNTKYLKFDGTKQVAEVSADIEKALA; via the coding sequence ATGCGCATCATTCTTCTAGGTGCTCCAGGTGCAGGTAAAGGCACACAAGCTAATTTCATCATGGAAAAATACGGTGTTCCGCAAATCTCTACTGGTGACATGCTACGTGCTGCTATCAAAGCAGGTACAGAGCTTGGCAAACAAGCTAAAGCTGTTATCGATGCTGGTCAGCTAGTTTCTGATGAAATCATCCTTGGCCTAATCAAAGAGCGTATTGCTCAAGATGACTGTGAGAAAGGCTTCCTACTTGATGGTTTCCCTCGCACTATTCCTCAGGCTGACGGCCTAAAAGAAATGGGTGTTAACGTAGATTACGTGATTGAATTCGACGTGGCTGATGATGTGATTGTTGAGCGTATGGCTGGTCGCCGTGCTCACCTTGCTTCAGGCCGTACTTACCACGTCGTTTACAACCCGCCAAAAGTTGAAGGTAAAGATGACGTAACAGGTGAAGACCTTGTTGTTCGTGACGACGACAAAGAAGAAACCGTACGTGCTCGCCTAGGTGTTTACCATGATCAAACAGCACCGCTAATCTCTTACTACGGGAAAGAAGCTGAAGCAGGTAACACTAAGTACCTTAAGTTTGATGGTACTAAGCAAGTTGCTGAAGTTAGTGCAGATATTGAGAAAGCACTGGCATAA
- the hemH gene encoding ferrochelatase has protein sequence MQNNKNRTGVLLVNLGTPDQPTSSAVKRFLSQFLHDKRVVDMSRWLWCPILHGFILPIRSPKVAKLYQTVWMEEGSPLLHYSRLQQRKLQELLQLPVELGMTYGNPSLEHGVAELQKQGVEDVIVLPLYPQYSGTTTAAASDGLTKAFKQLPVMPGFRFIRDYHDHPLYIKALAESVRKSWQEHGQGDYLLCSYHGIPKRYADNGDVYPKHCEQTTRLLAQELGLNDDQIGLTYQSRFGREEWLQPYTDKTLEQLPNRGIKKLDIMAPAFSVDCLETLEELAEQCRDIFTEAGGECFTYIPCLNDSETHLAMMQAIVQRSS, from the coding sequence ATGCAAAATAATAAAAATAGAACCGGTGTGTTATTGGTGAATCTTGGAACACCAGATCAACCCACTTCGTCTGCCGTAAAACGTTTTTTGAGCCAATTTCTTCATGATAAGCGTGTTGTTGATATGTCTCGATGGTTATGGTGTCCGATCTTGCATGGCTTCATCCTACCGATTCGTTCGCCTAAAGTGGCAAAGTTGTATCAAACGGTATGGATGGAGGAAGGCTCTCCACTTTTACATTATTCGCGATTACAGCAACGCAAGTTGCAGGAGTTATTGCAACTCCCTGTTGAACTAGGGATGACCTATGGCAACCCTAGTTTGGAACATGGTGTGGCTGAGCTTCAGAAGCAAGGTGTGGAAGACGTTATCGTACTGCCTCTATATCCTCAATACTCCGGGACGACCACGGCCGCAGCATCTGACGGATTAACCAAAGCATTTAAACAATTACCTGTCATGCCGGGCTTTCGTTTTATCCGTGATTATCATGATCATCCACTTTATATAAAAGCACTGGCTGAAAGTGTACGAAAATCATGGCAAGAACATGGGCAAGGGGACTATTTACTCTGCTCTTATCATGGTATTCCTAAACGCTATGCAGATAACGGCGATGTTTATCCGAAACATTGTGAACAAACAACTCGACTCTTGGCACAAGAGTTAGGGTTAAATGATGATCAAATCGGTTTAACGTATCAATCTCGATTTGGGCGTGAAGAGTGGCTTCAACCTTATACCGACAAAACATTGGAGCAATTGCCAAATCGAGGCATTAAAAAGCTCGATATCATGGCGCCAGCATTTTCAGTTGATTGCTTAGAAACGTTAGAAGAGTTGGCAGAGCAGTGTCGTGATATTTTTACCGAAGCGGGTGGGGAGTGTTTTACGTATATCCCATGCCTTAACGACTCTGAGACGCACCTTGCAATGATGCAAGCGATTGTTCAACGAAGTTCATAA
- a CDS encoding oligogalacturonate-specific porin KdgM family protein, with the protein MKNVLTLSALSLVFASSAFAGSSYVTGNVQFHDDGRIHGSKATSTLEAGHTFDNQFGGLTVYTEFDGIQLGDLTGAEASGPYVTLGGEQSFNITENFWVAAGYHHLINEGDSIQYRPLVKIGYNFDNGIALSNRTRAHIDATDADAKTDYRMDNRIGYTLNDDVLLSYNNVYMIEAETMDHELRATWTRQGVQPYFEFRSQAHGAKDEMGDSLVNNAFVFGASYGF; encoded by the coding sequence ATGAAAAACGTATTAACTCTAAGTGCACTTTCTCTTGTTTTCGCTTCAAGCGCTTTTGCGGGCTCTTCTTATGTGACAGGTAATGTTCAGTTCCATGATGATGGACGTATCCATGGCTCAAAAGCAACGTCTACTTTGGAAGCGGGCCATACGTTTGACAACCAGTTTGGTGGCTTAACGGTATACACAGAGTTTGATGGTATTCAACTGGGGGATTTAACTGGCGCTGAGGCTTCTGGCCCGTATGTGACGCTAGGTGGTGAACAATCTTTCAATATCACAGAAAACTTTTGGGTTGCGGCGGGCTACCATCATTTGATTAACGAAGGTGACAGTATTCAATATCGTCCGCTAGTGAAGATTGGCTACAACTTTGATAACGGCATTGCACTAAGCAACCGTACACGTGCTCATATTGATGCGACTGACGCTGATGCAAAAACAGATTACCGCATGGATAACCGAATTGGTTACACACTCAATGATGATGTGTTGCTGAGCTATAACAACGTATACATGATTGAAGCGGAAACAATGGACCATGAGCTTCGTGCCACATGGACACGTCAAGGTGTTCAGCCATATTTCGAGTTCCGTTCACAAGCACACGGTGCAAAAGATGAGATGGGTGATAGCTTGGTGAATAATGCATTTGTCTTTGGTGCGTCATACGGTTTTTAA
- a CDS encoding DUF411 domain-containing protein: MKLKTLTLALFAMASANALAADAINYKSPYCGCCGEWTKHMTEAGFDIKEELHENMNPIKEKFGITPKLASCHTAVIDGYVFEGHIPAEDIKAFLENPPKNAKGLAVPGMPMGSPGMEYGDKKDTYSVYAFNEKGQVFEYRRHEGNTDK; the protein is encoded by the coding sequence ATGAAACTTAAAACCTTAACTCTTGCTCTATTCGCGATGGCATCTGCCAACGCATTGGCGGCTGACGCCATTAACTACAAATCACCTTACTGTGGCTGTTGCGGTGAATGGACAAAACACATGACAGAAGCTGGCTTTGATATCAAGGAAGAGCTACACGAGAACATGAATCCAATCAAAGAAAAGTTTGGCATTACGCCAAAACTGGCTTCATGTCATACCGCGGTAATTGACGGTTACGTCTTCGAAGGCCATATCCCTGCTGAAGATATTAAAGCGTTTCTAGAAAACCCACCTAAAAATGCGAAAGGTTTAGCGGTTCCGGGGATGCCAATGGGCTCACCTGGTATGGAGTATGGCGATAAAAAAGACACCTATTCGGTTTATGCATTCAATGAAAAAGGACAGGTTTTTGAATACCGCCGACACGAAGGCAATACGGACAAATAA
- a CDS encoding copper-translocating P-type ATPase, which translates to MQHFEIPLSGLNCMGCARKVEKALTENNQVTILDLSPTHIVLETEERFSTIHRSIKLLGYDAGITQHYRLAGLNCGRCVSKLHDALLAHPLIAEAEVSKESLTLTSLLCEQQILDLVSETGYQAFSQTVETVIKHETPKIEAATVSIQPEQVSTHPPLSLLIQGMTCASCVSSVEKALLSVPGVMAAQVNLAEQSATIYHSSIQESFESALLDAIKQAGYQAEFIDDLATQHEKQALQQQREQKHFQKSAIAGMAIGAPLMLWGILGGNMMIRNSSDQIAWGIVGIICFALLATAGRSFFVNAWQAFTHRRATMDTLVALGTGAAWLFSMLVVVYPELFPLPSRHVYFEASAMIVGLISLGHYIESKAKAKTTHALKALLDLQPKFATQLTENGDITIPVETIQLGMKLRIKPGEQIPVDGKVLDGESFIDESMLTGEPIPLFKSIGTKVATGTLNQDGSLVIEATSIGNDTMLARIIQMVRQAQSSKPAIAKLADQISAVFVPVVVMIAIFSALVWFFIGPDPKASYMLVVATTVLIIACPCALGLATPLSVTVGIGKAAEMGILIKDADVLQSASKINTVVFDKTGTLTQGKPEVQALEAYTTSTEHLIDLLFSIERHSEHPLAKAIYNYTEQHHGKALKVTQFQNLQGKGVAAIVDDQPLQVASTNYLAASGIDMSSANTMLERAKENAWTTIGICLNNQLLGTIALADAIKGDAKQAIELLKANHIQTVMLTGDNQTVADAIAHQLGIDMVIAQVLPDQKAKHIQKLKDENRRVAMVGDGINDAPALALADIGIAMGSGSDVAIESAQMTLLNSSPVAVAKSIELSRATVKNMKQNLFGAFVYNSLGIPIAAGALYPILGILLSPVVAGAAMALSSITVVSNANRLRLFKTTIDS; encoded by the coding sequence ATGCAGCATTTTGAGATCCCGTTGTCTGGGTTAAATTGTATGGGATGCGCTCGCAAGGTAGAGAAAGCACTGACTGAGAACAACCAAGTCACAATTCTAGACCTATCCCCCACACACATTGTTTTGGAAACGGAAGAACGCTTTTCCACCATCCACCGCAGTATCAAATTGCTAGGTTATGACGCAGGTATAACGCAACATTATCGTTTGGCAGGATTGAACTGTGGACGTTGTGTTAGCAAACTGCACGATGCTTTATTAGCGCATCCGCTGATTGCTGAAGCCGAAGTAAGTAAGGAGTCGCTCACTCTAACGTCACTGCTCTGTGAACAGCAAATCTTGGATTTGGTATCAGAAACAGGCTATCAAGCCTTCAGTCAAACAGTAGAAACTGTTATCAAGCATGAAACACCAAAGATTGAGGCCGCTACCGTTTCGATTCAACCTGAACAAGTTAGTACTCACCCACCACTTTCTCTGTTAATCCAAGGGATGACGTGTGCCAGCTGCGTTTCTTCCGTAGAGAAAGCATTGCTTTCAGTACCAGGTGTAATGGCAGCGCAAGTTAATCTCGCTGAACAAAGTGCCACCATCTATCACTCTTCAATTCAAGAATCCTTTGAAAGTGCGCTGTTAGATGCCATTAAACAGGCCGGATATCAGGCTGAGTTCATTGATGACTTAGCAACTCAGCATGAAAAACAGGCTTTGCAGCAACAAAGAGAACAGAAGCACTTTCAAAAAAGTGCCATCGCTGGCATGGCGATTGGTGCACCACTCATGCTATGGGGCATATTAGGTGGCAATATGATGATCCGAAACTCAAGCGATCAGATTGCTTGGGGCATCGTTGGTATCATCTGTTTCGCGCTGTTAGCCACTGCTGGGAGAAGTTTCTTTGTAAATGCATGGCAAGCCTTTACTCACCGGCGCGCTACCATGGATACACTAGTTGCACTTGGCACTGGTGCCGCTTGGTTATTTTCAATGTTAGTGGTCGTTTACCCAGAGTTGTTCCCATTACCATCTCGCCACGTTTATTTTGAAGCCAGCGCAATGATTGTTGGGCTTATATCCCTTGGCCACTACATCGAGTCCAAAGCCAAAGCCAAAACCACCCATGCATTAAAAGCATTACTTGATCTACAACCAAAATTCGCAACTCAGTTAACGGAGAATGGCGACATCACCATTCCGGTAGAAACGATTCAACTGGGTATGAAGCTGCGTATCAAGCCCGGAGAACAAATCCCGGTGGATGGAAAAGTGCTCGACGGAGAATCATTCATTGATGAATCCATGTTAACCGGAGAGCCTATTCCACTGTTTAAATCCATTGGAACAAAAGTCGCTACAGGAACATTAAACCAAGATGGTTCACTGGTTATTGAAGCAACCAGTATTGGCAATGACACCATGCTAGCCCGAATTATTCAGATGGTTCGTCAGGCTCAGAGCAGCAAACCCGCCATTGCCAAATTGGCGGATCAAATCTCAGCGGTTTTTGTGCCTGTGGTCGTCATGATCGCTATTTTTTCTGCATTGGTTTGGTTCTTTATTGGGCCGGATCCAAAAGCCAGTTACATGCTTGTGGTTGCGACTACGGTATTAATCATTGCTTGCCCTTGTGCGCTTGGGCTTGCCACACCACTTTCTGTCACAGTTGGTATCGGTAAAGCCGCAGAAATGGGCATATTGATTAAAGACGCGGATGTGCTGCAATCAGCAAGTAAAATAAACACCGTCGTCTTTGATAAAACAGGCACATTGACGCAAGGAAAACCGGAGGTACAAGCGCTCGAAGCTTATACCACAAGCACAGAGCACCTGATTGATCTTCTGTTTAGTATCGAACGTCATTCAGAGCATCCATTAGCCAAGGCTATCTACAACTATACAGAGCAGCACCACGGAAAAGCGCTCAAAGTCACGCAATTTCAAAACCTTCAAGGGAAAGGCGTCGCTGCCATAGTAGATGATCAACCACTTCAGGTTGCTTCAACAAATTACTTGGCGGCTTCAGGCATTGATATGAGCTCTGCTAACACCATGCTTGAACGTGCTAAAGAAAATGCATGGACCACGATCGGGATCTGCCTAAATAACCAGCTACTTGGCACCATTGCATTGGCTGATGCCATCAAAGGTGATGCAAAACAAGCCATCGAACTACTCAAAGCCAATCACATTCAAACCGTGATGCTTACCGGAGACAACCAAACGGTTGCTGATGCGATTGCTCACCAACTTGGTATTGATATGGTCATTGCTCAAGTTCTGCCTGATCAAAAAGCAAAACACATCCAAAAGCTAAAAGATGAAAACCGACGAGTAGCCATGGTCGGAGATGGTATCAACGATGCTCCAGCGCTCGCTCTTGCCGATATCGGCATTGCAATGGGTAGCGGCAGTGATGTCGCAATTGAAAGCGCTCAAATGACCCTATTGAACTCATCTCCAGTTGCCGTAGCAAAATCCATTGAGCTCTCTCGCGCAACCGTGAAAAACATGAAACAAAACTTGTTTGGGGCCTTTGTTTACAACTCACTTGGCATTCCAATTGCGGCAGGGGCTTTATACCCAATACTCGGTATTTTACTGAGTCCAGTTGTTGCGGGAGCTGCGATGGCATTGTCCTCAATCACCGTTGTCAGCAATGCAAACCGATTACGATTATTTAAAACCACTATTGATTCTTAG